A single Mangrovimonas sp. YM274 DNA region contains:
- a CDS encoding T9SS type A sorting domain-containing protein codes for MKKVTLLFMLLCSLITYSQIGIVEDFDSYSSNQNPTGWTGDFVTSPSNFNTSYFRCGSVAYYALVTSPATKSFTTPNQVGTGNGTDLAINFNYKIVRHTGFFGGPAAPDANWGTFTFEYSTNGTDWTEIGTIDDDNYTYDGNCHAASYTIDGANLPEGSDFQFRATLNVVNNSSGNFFASIDDLSILQSATEVPNCDVSLTSETTDVFIDTTITWSEATGLPTGYNLSVGSQSGVYDIVDNVDVETATTYDLTGLEYGTTYYVLVSPYNGIGTASCTELTFTTVDAVAPNCDAAMTSATTEVPINTTITWSAATGYPTGYNIAMGVTEGDYTVVASTDAGDTTSFQVPVTLAYSTTYYVLITPYNEFGNATDCTVYSFVTRDAPIQGAICEDPIVVDIDSGDYSATAVSLDAYEDNYDDAPCNAGTGSTMAGNEIVYAIAPLSDVSVDIAITNIVNQRANVYLLDSCVDVAEGCLASAATGYATPYVDLLLEDQVLMANNIYYIVISTFSDATENNTQFDINVTANDCINPSATLTAVPDCDNGEYSVEVDVTYFGDASTLIISDGVNDDQELDAIGTVTFGPYTNGSTQSYTMTSDLGCNITETITYYCAPTNDACIDAIDLTLSTDETCDNSVAGYTYAATLSSEDVCNTSYQDVWYTFTPTEDGYYNFTLDTEYSSPKISVLSGSCDTAFTSVGICSASDSIIRFLTAGTQYYIPVYVLMQPGVLGYDFNICVYKMPDAVANDECSDAQVITESDENGSNTITGTHENAYFSTEMENCGSGLSSFYEDVWYSFTPQYTGTYHINLDILTGSNVFYSMFSTSDCASISTENRVTSSCSVNGNSSVELVAGTTYLLDIHSNSNSEIATFEFYIYPDASLSTADVNFEGFRYYPNPVKNTLTFESPNMISSVAIYNVVGQKVLATADNDTMSTVNMGALPNGIYFAKVTIDGAEKTIKIIKE; via the coding sequence ATGAAAAAAGTTACCCTATTGTTTATGCTACTTTGTAGCTTGATTACGTACTCTCAAATTGGAATAGTAGAGGATTTTGACTCCTATTCGTCTAATCAAAACCCTACTGGTTGGACCGGAGATTTTGTAACCTCCCCATCAAATTTCAACACTTCTTATTTCCGCTGCGGTTCTGTGGCTTACTACGCACTAGTCACCAGCCCTGCAACCAAATCATTTACTACACCCAATCAGGTAGGCACAGGCAATGGCACAGATCTTGCCATAAATTTCAATTATAAAATTGTTAGACATACAGGCTTTTTTGGAGGCCCTGCTGCGCCAGATGCAAATTGGGGAACATTTACCTTTGAATATTCTACCAACGGAACCGATTGGACCGAAATAGGCACTATTGATGATGACAACTACACCTACGATGGCAACTGTCATGCAGCCTCCTATACTATTGATGGTGCCAACTTACCAGAAGGCAGTGATTTTCAATTTAGAGCAACCCTTAACGTTGTTAATAATTCATCAGGAAACTTTTTCGCTTCAATTGATGACCTTTCCATTTTACAAAGCGCCACTGAAGTACCAAACTGTGATGTCTCCTTAACCTCGGAAACTACAGATGTCTTTATTGACACTACCATTACTTGGAGTGAAGCTACTGGCCTTCCTACTGGTTATAACCTTAGTGTTGGTAGCCAATCTGGTGTGTATGACATAGTGGACAATGTTGATGTAGAAACCGCAACAACCTATGATTTAACAGGATTGGAATACGGAACAACTTACTATGTTTTAGTTTCTCCTTATAATGGTATCGGTACGGCATCTTGTACAGAATTAACATTTACAACCGTAGATGCTGTGGCGCCAAATTGTGATGCAGCAATGACATCTGCCACTACGGAAGTACCAATTAACACGACAATTACGTGGAGTGCAGCAACCGGATACCCTACTGGCTACAATATTGCTATGGGCGTAACTGAAGGAGACTATACAGTAGTAGCTAGCACCGATGCTGGTGATACTACCTCGTTCCAAGTACCTGTTACATTGGCATATTCTACCACTTACTACGTATTAATAACCCCTTATAACGAGTTTGGTAATGCTACCGACTGTACTGTTTACAGCTTTGTAACAAGAGACGCCCCTATACAAGGAGCAATTTGTGAAGATCCGATTGTTGTTGATATAGATTCAGGAGATTATTCTGCTACTGCTGTGAGTTTGGATGCTTATGAGGACAACTACGATGACGCTCCTTGTAACGCAGGAACTGGTTCAACAATGGCTGGAAATGAAATAGTATACGCTATCGCACCATTATCTGATGTTTCCGTAGATATTGCCATCACCAACATTGTCAATCAAAGAGCCAATGTGTATCTTTTAGATAGTTGCGTAGATGTTGCTGAAGGTTGTTTAGCTTCGGCTGCTACTGGATATGCTACACCTTACGTTGACCTTCTTTTAGAAGACCAAGTATTAATGGCCAATAACATATATTATATAGTAATTTCCACCTTTAGTGATGCCACAGAAAACAATACCCAGTTTGATATTAACGTAACTGCGAACGATTGCATCAACCCTTCAGCAACTCTTACAGCTGTACCAGACTGTGACAATGGAGAATATTCTGTCGAGGTAGATGTCACTTACTTTGGAGATGCATCAACTTTAATTATTAGCGATGGTGTTAACGACGACCAAGAACTTGACGCCATTGGAACAGTTACTTTTGGACCATACACCAACGGCTCAACGCAATCTTACACAATGACTTCAGATTTAGGTTGTAACATTACCGAAACTATAACCTATTACTGCGCCCCAACCAATGATGCTTGTATTGATGCCATTGATCTAACCCTTTCTACTGATGAAACCTGCGATAATAGCGTGGCAGGCTACACCTACGCTGCCACCCTTTCTTCTGAGGATGTTTGCAACACTTCTTATCAAGACGTATGGTACACCTTTACCCCAACTGAAGATGGTTACTACAATTTCACCCTTGACACAGAGTATAGTTCTCCTAAAATTTCAGTGCTAAGCGGAAGTTGTGATACGGCATTTACCTCAGTAGGAATCTGTTCAGCTTCAGACTCTATTATCCGTTTTTTAACCGCAGGAACACAATACTATATTCCTGTATATGTTCTTATGCAGCCGGGCGTTCTAGGATACGATTTCAACATTTGTGTCTATAAAATGCCAGATGCCGTTGCAAATGACGAGTGTAGCGACGCCCAAGTAATCACTGAATCTGATGAAAATGGCAGCAACACCATAACAGGCACGCATGAAAATGCATATTTTTCAACTGAAATGGAAAATTGTGGTAGCGGCTTATCATCATTCTATGAAGATGTATGGTACAGTTTTACACCTCAATATACAGGCACCTATCACATCAATCTCGATATCCTTACAGGAAGCAACGTTTTCTATAGCATGTTCAGCACTTCAGATTGTGCTTCAATATCTACAGAAAATAGAGTAACCTCAAGCTGTAGCGTAAATGGAAATTCAAGTGTAGAGCTTGTTGCCGGAACAACCTATTTACTGGATATTCATTCAAACAGTAACAGCGAAATAGCTACTTTCGAATTCTACATCTACCCAGATGCATCCTTAAGCACTGCAGATGTAAACTTTGAAGGCTTTAGATACTATCCAAACCCAGTTAAAAACACTTTGACGTTTGAATCGCCAAACATGATTTCATCTGTAGCTATCTACAATGTAGTTGGTCAAAAAGTATTGGCTACTGCTGATAACGATACGATGTCTACCGTAAACATGGGCGCTTTACCAAACGGTATTTACTTTGCTAAAGTGACTATTGACGGCGCAGAGAAAACCATTAAAATCATTAAAGAGTAG
- a CDS encoding response regulator transcription factor, which yields MKNILLAEDDHDFGGMLTQYLQSNKFNVEWAKNGEEALELFNANSFHICVLDVMMPKMDGFTLAKRITQVDPEMPFLYLTARKTKEDKIKGLKLGADDYIVKPFDPEEFVLRLKNIIKRTEQQQFVLREYGNQDIISIGSYRFDYRNSILKSSTTTHSLTKKEAQLIYFLYKNKNKLVRREDILTKIWNTNDFFSGRSMDVYISKVRKYFNEDEDINIKSIRGLGLEFQLPTQA from the coding sequence ATGAAAAACATACTACTAGCAGAAGACGACCACGATTTTGGAGGTATGTTAACACAGTACCTTCAAAGTAACAAATTTAACGTAGAATGGGCCAAGAATGGCGAAGAAGCTCTCGAGCTGTTTAATGCCAACTCCTTCCACATCTGTGTATTGGATGTGATGATGCCCAAAATGGATGGTTTTACCTTAGCCAAAAGAATAACACAGGTAGACCCCGAAATGCCCTTTTTGTACTTAACGGCTCGTAAAACCAAAGAAGACAAAATTAAAGGCTTAAAGTTAGGGGCCGACGATTACATAGTAAAGCCCTTTGACCCCGAAGAGTTTGTATTGCGCCTTAAAAACATCATCAAACGCACCGAGCAGCAACAATTTGTACTGCGCGAATATGGCAACCAAGACATTATCTCCATTGGTAGCTACCGTTTTGATTATAGAAACTCCATTTTAAAAAGCAGTACCACGACCCATTCCCTAACCAAAAAGGAAGCCCAACTCATTTACTTCCTCTACAAGAACAAAAACAAATTGGTACGCCGCGAAGACATCCTTACCAAAATATGGAATACCAACGACTTTTTCTCTGGAAGGAGCATGGATGTATACATAAGTAAAGTGCGTAAATACTTTAACGAAGACGAGGACATCAATATTAAAAGTATTCGTGGCTTAGGACTGGAATTTCAGCTGCCAACACAGGCTTAA